One segment of Ricinus communis isolate WT05 ecotype wild-type chromosome 8, ASM1957865v1, whole genome shotgun sequence DNA contains the following:
- the LOC8271356 gene encoding probable 2-oxoglutarate-dependent dioxygenase AOP1 translates to MSPKTYLAVPVIDFSRLDLNPDNNTEEWESVRTQVVKALEEHGCFKASSNKISLELRQAILSDLEELFALPLENKMRNTSELPNCGYIGKSPFTPLHESLGIIDPITLENVESLTNVLWPGGKPSFSENIQSYSKQILEVEKIIRRMILENLGVDKYLDEHMNSTASSLRVMRYEAPNTTETQLGLAAHTDQGIIAILYQNQIDGLEVETKNGEWANIKLEPDHFLVIFGESFNAWVNGRLYAPFHRVTMIGNEVRYSFGTFSAFKPGYLIKAPEELVDEEHPLQYRPFDFIEVLNRHQAQVQKSSDKVETAIAPLKAYYGV, encoded by the exons ATGAGTCCAAAAACTTATCTTGCTGTTCCAGTCATTGATTTCTCTAGATTAGACCTCAATCCCGACAATAATACTGAAGAGTGGGAATCAGTAAGAACCCAAGTTGTGAAAGCATTAGAAGAACATGGATGCTTCAAGGCTTCCTccaataaaatttctttagaGCTTAGACAGGCCATTCTTAGTGACCTCGAAGAGCTTTTTGCCTTACCTCTAGAAAACAAAATGCGTAATACTTCGGAATTACCAAATTGTGGATATATTGGAAAATCACCTTTTACTCCACTTCATGAGAGTCTTGGAATCATCGATCCCATTACTTTGGAAAATGTCGAAAGCTTAACCAATGTCCTATGGCCTGGAGGAAAGCCAAGTTTCAG TGAGAACATACAATCCTACTCCAAGCAAATACTTGAAgtggaaaaaataataaggaGGATGATTTTGGAGAACTTGGGTGTTGACAAGTACTTGGATGAACATATGAATTCAACTGCCTCCTCTCTCAGGGTAATGAGATATGAAGCACCCAATACCACTGAGACACAGCTTGGACTAGCTGCCCACACGGATCAAGGCATAATTGCCATTCTGtaccaaaatcaaattgatgGTTTAGAAGTTGAGACCAAAAATGGGGAGTGGGCCAATATCAAACTCGAACCAGACCATTTCCTTGTCATATTTGGAGAATCTTTCAAT GCATGGGTTAACGGTCGTCTATATGCTCCATTTCATCGAGTAACAATGATCGGAAATGAGGTAAGGTACTCATTCGGAACGTTTTCAGCATTTAAACCGGGCTACTTGATAAAAGCACCGGAAGAGCTAGTGGATGAAGAACACCCTTTGCAATACAGGccttttgattttattgaaGTCCTTAACCGCCACCAGGCACAAGTGCAGAAGAGCTCTGACAAAGTTGAAACGGCTATTGCCCCTTTAAAAGCCTATTATGGTGTTTGA